In Frondihabitans sp. PAMC 28766, a genomic segment contains:
- a CDS encoding cupin domain-containing protein: MTIATAQKSRHVASLVNGENVNDNELGRITTVTADSFPILQGMSIKRLVLEPGSFREPHWHTNADEIAYCLSGTLLVTILDNASAYSSFTIAEGQMFHVDSGMLHHIENTGSDVGELVIAFNNAAPAEFSMHAAFGAMTDAVLGNAYGLPAADFEPLVRDTTSERILQRPDNAPIPDTAGHPNPHKFDLGAQTPPLDYPYASAQVARNQFWPALKNLSMYSIEVEEDGMREPHWHPQTSELGYVHKGRARMTILDPDGSTDTYLLEPGDVYFVPRAYPHQIEVIGDDEIHFLIFFDQPYPGDIGYRAAGSAISRPILASVFNVEEEVLPHLPFTAVDPLLVSKVNSTDPVA; this comes from the coding sequence ATGACCATCGCAACCGCTCAGAAGTCACGACACGTGGCTTCGCTTGTGAATGGCGAGAACGTTAACGACAACGAGCTCGGACGCATCACCACGGTGACCGCCGACAGCTTCCCTATCCTCCAGGGAATGTCGATCAAACGCCTCGTCCTTGAACCCGGCAGCTTCCGGGAACCGCACTGGCACACCAATGCCGACGAGATCGCCTATTGCCTAAGCGGGACCCTGCTCGTCACCATCCTCGACAACGCATCCGCATACTCCAGCTTCACCATCGCCGAAGGCCAGATGTTCCACGTCGACTCCGGGATGCTCCACCACATCGAGAACACCGGCAGCGACGTCGGCGAACTCGTCATCGCGTTCAACAACGCCGCCCCGGCTGAATTCTCGATGCACGCAGCCTTCGGAGCCATGACCGACGCCGTTCTGGGGAACGCCTACGGCCTGCCTGCCGCCGACTTCGAACCTCTGGTCCGTGACACGACATCGGAAAGAATTCTGCAGCGACCGGACAACGCACCCATCCCTGACACGGCAGGACACCCGAACCCCCACAAGTTCGACCTTGGAGCGCAAACTCCGCCCCTGGACTACCCATACGCCAGCGCCCAGGTGGCGCGAAACCAGTTCTGGCCAGCCCTGAAAAACCTGTCGATGTACTCCATCGAGGTCGAGGAGGACGGCATGCGTGAACCGCACTGGCACCCACAGACATCCGAACTCGGCTACGTCCATAAGGGCCGTGCGCGGATGACCATCCTCGATCCTGACGGGTCGACAGACACCTACCTCCTCGAACCGGGCGACGTGTACTTCGTTCCTCGCGCATACCCGCACCAGATCGAAGTGATCGGCGACGACGAAATCCACTTCCTCATCTTCTTCGATCAGCCTTACCCCGGCGACATCGGATACCGAGCCGCGGGCAGCGCCATTTCCCGTCCGATCCTCGCGTCGGTGTTCAACGTCGAGGAGGAAGTGCTGCCGCATCTGCCCTTCACCGCGGTCGACCCGCTGCTGGTCAGCAAGGTCAACTCCACCGACCCCGTCGCCTGA
- a CDS encoding YoaK family protein, which yields MTDSLRRNHALEAARPLAVPPAQVVAVAAPDRKMVGAVLLLSLSAGATDAFAFLSLGGIFTANMTGNLILIGLVQRPMFMHTLVSAGVSVLLFVAGLFAAFWKTSAARSKPRITSHLVHVLAGTTLLQLTVFLGWVTEHGRTGFGLECVLIGLSAVAMAFQTVLGKKLFGSLGMSTTFVTGTITAVVEDVIDHHRGGRVLRTFSVVLLCAGAFANALVIELAPALGGLLPLLIVTTALGLVLRAEAKTTAPGGSQP from the coding sequence GTGACCGACTCCCTGCGCCGAAATCATGCCCTCGAGGCGGCGAGACCGCTCGCCGTCCCACCGGCGCAGGTAGTCGCCGTCGCCGCCCCTGACCGCAAAATGGTCGGCGCCGTCCTTCTCCTGTCCTTGAGCGCCGGTGCCACCGATGCCTTCGCTTTCCTCTCGCTCGGCGGAATCTTCACGGCGAACATGACGGGCAACCTGATCCTGATCGGCCTCGTGCAACGCCCCATGTTCATGCACACTCTGGTGAGTGCAGGAGTAAGCGTTCTCCTGTTCGTGGCCGGTCTCTTCGCTGCATTCTGGAAGACTTCCGCAGCGCGGTCGAAGCCGCGGATCACCAGCCACCTCGTTCACGTCCTCGCGGGCACGACATTGCTTCAGCTGACCGTGTTCCTCGGCTGGGTAACAGAGCACGGGAGGACCGGATTCGGTCTCGAGTGCGTTCTCATCGGACTCTCGGCGGTGGCCATGGCCTTTCAGACGGTCCTCGGTAAGAAGCTCTTTGGAAGCCTGGGCATGTCGACCACCTTCGTCACCGGAACCATCACCGCCGTCGTCGAAGACGTCATCGACCACCACCGGGGCGGTCGCGTACTCCGCACCTTCAGCGTCGTTCTACTCTGCGCGGGGGCATTCGCCAATGCCTTGGTGATCGAGCTCGCGCCCGCGCTCGGGGGTCTGCTTCCGCTGCTCATCGTCACAACCGCACTCGGTCTTGTGCTCCGCGCCGAGGCGAAAACGACCGCTCCGGGAGGGAGCCAGCCATGA
- a CDS encoding MFS transporter, producing MTDPTVATRARDGHFPAFQVPNFRRFVLGQSVSLVGTWTETVAQALLVLQLTDSGVLLGLATAARYLPVLLLTPYAGVVVDRHDKRRLLIVTQTGLAALSLLLGILVLTHTVTLWWILAVALGFGTLTALANPARQAFIPEIVGQPLVRNAVTLNSTFVNVGRAVGPIVAAILVATVGIGWCFLLNAASFTVVIAALLTMAVSQLHPGKTVKKVRGQLVSGLRYARNVPEIIGPLLMMALIGTFTYEFEVSLPLLAHLTLHGTSQTYSFLIGSFGFGSVVGGFFCIRYPGTGLPRLIRAAAAYAAGMIALSLTTTIIIAVPVLFLIGMASITFITTGNSTIQLASAPEFRGRVTALWSTAFIGSTPIGSIIIGSIGGATPRVALAVGGAACVAAALVGMNALRNHPAPDSPPGPV from the coding sequence ATGACCGACCCCACAGTCGCCACCCGGGCCCGGGACGGTCATTTCCCGGCCTTCCAGGTCCCCAACTTCCGACGATTCGTACTGGGCCAGAGCGTCAGCCTCGTCGGAACTTGGACCGAGACCGTCGCCCAAGCGCTCCTCGTCCTTCAGCTCACCGACTCTGGAGTCCTCCTTGGATTGGCGACTGCGGCACGCTACCTCCCCGTCCTTCTTCTGACCCCATATGCCGGCGTCGTCGTCGATCGGCACGACAAACGCCGGCTTCTCATCGTGACGCAGACCGGACTGGCAGCCCTCTCCCTCCTGCTCGGCATCCTGGTGCTCACCCACACAGTCACGCTCTGGTGGATCCTCGCGGTGGCCCTTGGATTCGGCACGCTCACTGCCCTCGCCAATCCCGCCCGACAGGCCTTCATCCCGGAAATAGTCGGCCAGCCCCTAGTTCGAAACGCAGTCACCCTCAACAGCACGTTCGTGAACGTGGGACGAGCGGTAGGGCCAATCGTTGCCGCAATCCTGGTGGCGACAGTCGGCATCGGGTGGTGCTTCCTCCTCAACGCCGCCAGTTTCACCGTTGTCATCGCCGCCCTCCTGACGATGGCCGTCTCGCAACTCCATCCGGGCAAAACGGTCAAGAAGGTGCGCGGCCAGCTCGTCTCCGGGCTGCGATATGCACGGAACGTTCCCGAGATCATCGGTCCGTTGCTGATGATGGCGCTCATCGGAACATTCACCTACGAATTCGAGGTCAGCCTGCCCCTCCTCGCGCACCTCACACTCCATGGCACGTCCCAGACCTACAGCTTCCTGATCGGCTCATTCGGGTTCGGTTCCGTCGTGGGAGGGTTCTTTTGCATCCGCTATCCGGGTACTGGGTTACCAAGACTCATCCGGGCCGCCGCCGCCTACGCCGCCGGCATGATCGCCCTGTCGCTCACGACCACGATCATCATCGCGGTACCGGTCCTATTCCTGATCGGCATGGCCAGCATCACGTTCATCACAACGGGAAACAGCACGATCCAACTCGCCTCCGCTCCCGAGTTCCGAGGTCGCGTCACGGCTCTCTGGAGCACGGCCTTCATCGGGTCGACTCCCATCGGATCTATCATCATCGGGTCCATCGGAGGAGCTACTCCCAGAGTTGCTCTCGCCGTGGGTGGGGCAGCCTGCGTAGCCGCGGCCCTGGTCGGCATGAACGCGCTGCGAAATCACCCCGCCCCCGATTCTCCCCCCGGCCCGGTGTGA
- a CDS encoding CGNR zinc finger domain-containing protein, with product MVHDEDLLLAVLNSAPVVDGTPMEKLAGHDGAALVVGFGGTGSPSELECLRAARVGLHALVRDSSADGGSLEGLLSKTALRPRVADGRLTWDIQAPDELLLAARAVMAWSRVTEELPGRLRACANPDCNLFLLDRSRPGTAKWCSMATCGNRMKVRAFADRQRTS from the coding sequence ATGGTCCACGACGAAGACTTATTACTGGCCGTGTTGAACAGCGCCCCGGTAGTCGATGGAACTCCGATGGAGAAGCTGGCAGGGCACGACGGCGCCGCACTGGTCGTCGGCTTCGGCGGCACAGGATCACCGTCGGAGTTGGAATGTCTTCGAGCGGCGCGCGTCGGATTACACGCCCTCGTCCGAGACTCCTCCGCCGACGGCGGCAGCCTGGAGGGGCTGTTGAGTAAAACCGCACTCCGGCCCAGGGTCGCCGACGGAAGGCTGACCTGGGACATTCAGGCTCCTGATGAGCTACTCCTCGCCGCCCGCGCCGTGATGGCATGGTCGCGCGTCACCGAAGAACTTCCAGGCCGGCTACGCGCCTGTGCCAATCCCGACTGCAATCTTTTCCTTCTTGACCGGAGCCGCCCCGGGACGGCGAAGTGGTGTTCTATGGCGACGTGCGGCAACCGAATGAAGGTGCGGGCCTTCGCCGATCGTCAACGCACCAGCTGA
- a CDS encoding alpha/beta fold hydrolase, with protein MSVVHHRTVSVDGLEVFYREAGPGDAPVLLLLHGYPTSSHMFRHLIPALAERYRVIAPDHIGFGRSSAPSVDEFEYTFAALTDVTLRFLDAVGVEKYTIYTQDYGAPIGWRLALENPDAVVGVISQSGNAYEDGFVEDFWAPIWAYGANPSPENELALRPALEREAVEWQYKHGVPDVARVDPDAWEHDIALLHRPGVDRAQLALFGDYHTNRELYPRVQEWLRRSQVPLLVVWGNNDEIFGPAGARAFQRDVTSARVELLDGGHFLLESHLDDVAQIILDWCISF; from the coding sequence ATGAGTGTCGTCCATCACCGCACCGTCTCGGTCGACGGCCTGGAGGTGTTCTACCGAGAGGCTGGGCCAGGCGACGCGCCTGTACTTCTCCTCCTCCACGGCTACCCGACGAGTTCCCACATGTTCCGGCACCTGATCCCTGCACTCGCCGAACGCTACCGGGTGATCGCACCCGACCACATCGGGTTCGGCCGGTCGTCGGCGCCATCAGTCGATGAATTCGAGTACACCTTCGCGGCACTCACCGACGTGACCCTTAGGTTCCTCGACGCGGTCGGCGTCGAGAAGTACACCATCTACACCCAGGACTATGGCGCGCCGATCGGCTGGCGGCTCGCACTGGAGAACCCGGACGCAGTCGTCGGCGTCATCTCACAGAGCGGCAACGCCTATGAAGACGGTTTCGTCGAGGACTTCTGGGCACCGATCTGGGCGTACGGCGCGAACCCGAGCCCCGAGAACGAGTTGGCGCTCCGGCCCGCTCTCGAAAGGGAGGCGGTTGAATGGCAGTACAAGCACGGCGTGCCGGACGTCGCGAGGGTCGATCCCGATGCTTGGGAGCACGACATCGCCCTGTTGCACCGACCCGGTGTCGACCGGGCGCAACTCGCTCTCTTTGGCGACTACCACACGAATAGAGAGCTCTACCCCCGCGTGCAGGAATGGTTGCGCAGATCCCAGGTCCCCCTACTTGTGGTCTGGGGGAACAACGACGAGATTTTCGGGCCAGCGGGCGCTCGCGCGTTCCAACGCGACGTCACTTCTGCTCGTGTGGAACTGCTCGACGGAGGCCACTTCCTTCTCGAGTCTCACCTGGACGACGTCGCGCAGATCATCCTCGACTGGTGCATTAGCTTTTGA
- a CDS encoding sensor histidine kinase, translating to MSTTFPGVIARNSDQHKAKPTVTDIVRPIGVVSYIAIISGSLVSMHASGLVWGLFTAVALLSLASLAPLRHLSESVRLTGFLVWAVLAAGLFSINGGTYTEGFVFLAAAGAGQLLKSSRDAGIVALTAAVTNAVGIIVIHGGEFRGWPWWLGLGAGGGIYIGLARRLSVEKRNDTVALRLETKRADDAEGAEAAVLERNAVACDINDALSESLSSASIQLDLVDALQPATITDAAGSRSETALRHARALTRTGIAESRRAVDALKTQPRPVAISIESLARAHGAPFTLVGSPAELPVTITQTLLRAVAEGLTDAHLFAPGASVRIALDLTEPTWVDLRIVIGPVISHGAGRTEAMVDSRTGSTIGLQGVKERAHLLGGSVDFGPTLDDVANPGWTVHVRLPR from the coding sequence GTGTCAACGACCTTCCCGGGGGTCATCGCCCGGAATAGCGACCAACATAAGGCCAAGCCGACCGTTACCGACATCGTCCGGCCAATCGGCGTTGTCTCGTACATCGCAATCATCTCCGGCTCGCTCGTCAGTATGCACGCCTCTGGACTCGTTTGGGGCCTGTTCACCGCGGTCGCGCTGCTGTCGCTTGCAAGCCTTGCCCCACTTCGCCACCTGTCCGAATCCGTCCGCCTCACGGGCTTCCTCGTATGGGCCGTGCTTGCGGCCGGCTTGTTCTCAATCAACGGCGGCACGTATACCGAAGGCTTTGTATTCCTAGCCGCCGCCGGCGCTGGTCAGCTGCTCAAATCAAGCCGTGACGCCGGCATTGTCGCTCTCACGGCAGCGGTCACGAACGCTGTCGGGATCATCGTCATTCACGGCGGTGAGTTCCGCGGCTGGCCCTGGTGGCTCGGACTCGGAGCCGGAGGAGGAATCTATATCGGTCTTGCCCGACGCCTTTCCGTTGAGAAGCGCAACGACACGGTCGCCTTGCGACTCGAGACGAAGCGAGCAGATGACGCCGAGGGCGCCGAGGCCGCCGTTCTCGAACGAAATGCTGTCGCCTGCGACATCAACGATGCACTGAGCGAATCGCTTTCGTCCGCTTCAATCCAACTCGATCTGGTCGATGCACTGCAGCCCGCTACCATCACGGACGCAGCCGGCTCTCGCTCCGAGACAGCGCTTCGTCACGCTCGCGCCCTCACCCGCACCGGCATCGCCGAAAGCCGACGCGCTGTCGACGCTCTTAAGACGCAGCCTCGTCCGGTGGCAATAAGTATCGAATCTCTCGCCCGAGCTCACGGGGCCCCGTTCACTCTTGTTGGCTCACCCGCTGAACTGCCGGTTACTATCACACAGACCCTGCTCCGAGCAGTCGCCGAGGGCCTCACTGACGCGCATTTGTTTGCCCCAGGAGCGTCCGTAAGGATTGCGCTCGACCTCACCGAGCCCACCTGGGTGGACCTCCGCATCGTAATTGGGCCCGTGATCTCGCACGGAGCCGGTCGCACGGAAGCAATGGTCGACAGCCGAACCGGCAGTACGATCGGTCTTCAAGGCGTGAAGGAGCGGGCTCACCTGCTCGGCGGCTCAGTGGATTTCGGGCCTACGCTCGACGACGTGGCCAATCCCGGTTGGACGGTGCACGTCCGTCTTCCACGGTGA
- a CDS encoding sensor histidine kinase: MQLILSPDGDAAFVSWLLFVPTALLAIWTITRYVEAVPVWLQTTLFCLYSILASALFPIPADTFSAAFVFMAAASAGQLLSSYRLAVLVAVVDGVACAVANYISDFADPTPWPWWLGLLVGLPVYIGITRRQRNDALKVAELAAFEMERAAASEAREAALLERGRIAREIHDVLGHSLSAIAIQLDMAQVLQAHDRTDDADAAIHRARDLARTGIGETRRAVHALNEDQLPVSDTLQAVTDDYAATFMLIGQPTTMAVEKSQTIIRATQESLTNAHRHAPGSVATVTLDFSTAGSCRLEVENGAPAFAPRRADIELEGSSMGLASMEKRVRDIGGECQFRTTPEGGWIVRLAIPT, encoded by the coding sequence GTGCAGTTGATCCTGAGCCCCGACGGTGATGCTGCCTTCGTCAGCTGGCTGCTCTTCGTGCCAACCGCGCTGTTGGCAATCTGGACTATCACTCGCTACGTCGAAGCGGTTCCTGTCTGGCTTCAGACCACCCTCTTTTGTCTGTACTCGATACTCGCATCCGCACTCTTCCCCATCCCTGCGGACACCTTCTCTGCTGCCTTCGTGTTCATGGCGGCTGCCTCAGCGGGCCAGCTCCTTAGCTCCTATCGCCTTGCCGTCCTCGTCGCGGTCGTCGATGGAGTCGCGTGCGCTGTGGCCAACTACATCTCTGACTTCGCAGATCCGACTCCATGGCCGTGGTGGCTAGGGCTACTCGTCGGCCTGCCGGTGTACATCGGCATCACTCGCCGGCAGCGAAACGATGCCCTGAAGGTAGCCGAGCTGGCAGCTTTCGAGATGGAACGAGCGGCGGCATCGGAAGCGCGCGAGGCAGCTCTGCTGGAACGAGGCCGAATTGCTCGCGAAATCCATGACGTACTTGGTCACTCCCTTTCCGCGATTGCCATCCAGCTCGACATGGCCCAGGTGCTCCAAGCCCACGATCGCACAGATGATGCCGACGCTGCCATCCATCGAGCCCGCGACCTCGCTCGTACCGGCATCGGGGAAACGAGACGCGCGGTTCACGCCCTGAATGAAGACCAGCTCCCCGTTTCCGACACCCTCCAGGCAGTAACCGATGATTACGCGGCGACGTTCATGTTGATAGGTCAACCAACGACGATGGCCGTAGAAAAGTCGCAAACCATCATTCGGGCTACCCAAGAGAGCCTCACAAACGCGCACCGCCATGCTCCGGGTTCCGTCGCAACCGTCACCCTCGACTTTTCAACGGCGGGATCTTGCCGACTCGAGGTCGAAAACGGTGCGCCAGCCTTCGCTCCGCGCCGTGCAGACATTGAGCTGGAAGGATCCAGCATGGGCCTGGCCAGTATGGAGAAGCGTGTCAGGGATATCGGCGGCGAGTGCCAATTCCGCACTACGCCTGAAGGCGGCTGGATCGTGCGTCTCGCGATCCCCACTTGA
- a CDS encoding DUF1453 family protein, which yields MSDPIELILIIALIAYVLIRRMAGQPAQGKKLLILPAIIMVIGFTSLSHTWTPTAVAFLVGTTAISFVIGILRGVSIRLFEKDGIVWMRYTGVTVALWVTNIAIKIAAALTIAAIDPVAAHEESSGLLISLGMGVLMEGVVVAYKAVNGDSRVVWAKGKDGEADRHSDFLDNLQRNRANNNGSTASSILDSIRNHRD from the coding sequence ATGTCAGATCCCATCGAACTCATCCTCATCATCGCCCTGATCGCCTACGTCCTCATTCGACGTATGGCTGGGCAGCCGGCCCAGGGCAAAAAGTTGCTCATCTTGCCCGCCATCATCATGGTTATCGGCTTCACCAGCCTTTCCCACACCTGGACACCTACCGCTGTCGCCTTCCTCGTCGGTACAACCGCCATCAGCTTCGTCATTGGCATCCTCCGCGGAGTCTCGATCAGATTGTTCGAGAAGGACGGAATCGTTTGGATGCGCTACACCGGTGTCACCGTCGCGCTCTGGGTCACTAACATCGCCATCAAGATCGCCGCCGCCCTCACGATCGCTGCCATCGACCCGGTCGCTGCTCACGAAGAGTCCTCCGGTTTGCTGATCAGCCTCGGTATGGGTGTTCTCATGGAGGGTGTTGTCGTCGCCTATAAGGCCGTCAATGGTGACAGCCGAGTCGTCTGGGCCAAGGGCAAGGACGGCGAGGCCGACCGCCACTCCGACTTCCTGGACAACCTGCAGCGCAACCGCGCCAACAACAACGGCAGCACCGCTTCATCCATTCTCGATAGCATTCGCAACCACCGCGACTGA